The region CAGTCAATTAccaataaatatttaacatttgcatcACACACACTGAGGTGTTATCACGAATAAAACCAATCTTGCAGGCGATGGACCTCACTGGTCTGGCCTCTGGTCCTCCTCAGCACCTTACAGGCGGTGCAGTAGTGCTCGCTCCAGAACGTGGGCTGGTGGATGCTGTAGCTCTGCCTCCAGATCAGGTGGCGCTTCGTCAGAGCCGGTCTCCGCTTCAGCCTGTGCATATACCGGGCCAGCTCCCGGACCGTGGGGAAGTCATCCACGTGGATGAAAGCCTCTGGGGGCAGGAAGCGCTCATAATTCTGCCGGGACGGACCCAGGACCACGGGGATGGCTCCTGCCCGCACTGCGTTCCAGACTTTCTCCGTGATGTAGTCCGTGTGCTGTGAGTTCTCCAGGGCCAGGTAGAACATGTACTGTCTGAGCAGCCCCAGCACGGCCTCGCTGCCCTCCGGTAACGGCATCCCTGCGCGTCCGTACACGTCGATGTTTACGTGTCGTCTGAGTTTATGGTAGAAAGACACACGGGCATGGGACTCAGACCAGTTGCTGATGACCCAGGCCAGTAGGCGGACTGGACGGCGGAGAGAGGTCGCCCGGTACAGCGATCTAGCGCTGTTAACCCGGGGGATGAGGTAACCATAGGGGAGGTAAATATTCGAGTCCGTCCGGTAGGTCAACGTCAGGTTGAAAACCCCGTCGAACCGCCACAGTCCTGGTGAATGTGAGGGAGACTCGTGGTTCATCCATATCCACTTCTGAGAGCGTGGTCGCGGTTCCGGTGGCATTGGGATGTCCCCGGTAGAGATATCCCGGTGGTGAAAAATCACAGCGTCAGCCTGTCGGTACGCGTGCTTGTCATCCGTGAGCATGCATCCATGAATTCGGTACTGTTCCCAGCAGTCAGGGAGAGGACGGAAACGGCCGAACGGATGCACCCAGACCAGGAGGGTGATAGGGGGGAGGCTGGGGCTGGGGCTGGGGGTGTCCTGCAGGTAGAGCACACTCACCCCCAGCACGGTCAGGAAGCAGATTGTCGCTGTGCATAGGGCGCAGAGGACGTGATTCAGAGCACGGTCACTCTTCCACTCTGTGTCCGTTTTGTTTCCATGAGCAGTGAGTGACGTTGAAAGGCCGAAAGGTTTCCTGCGAACTCCAGCTCCCATCGACCACCTCCACGGTCCTGGTTCAGGTTTACAGACCTGTCAGTATTCACTGCATTCATAAATGACAGACAGATACGCCTACAGACGCAAATCTAGGCTAGGTTGTGGTTAAGAGTGGCACACCCAGTGACATGTCcttggtttttcttttcttcttccgtTTCTAGGTAAAGTGAGACACACTACAGGTCCTGGGCGCATTTAGACGTGGCAGTGTGGTTTGGGGTCCAGTTACCTCTGAATGGGGCTTTTGTAAGAAGCTTGTTGACTGCTTAAAAGCCTATAGGGTCGTTTCGGTTGAGTAAACACCTTGACCCACTTcattaaatattcaaacaacatGTGTATTGTTCATTCTGCATGTGCATTTTGTTTAGGGCCTACACCAGACAtatgcaactggcggcccgaggGCCACTGGTGGCCCTTAGTCGAATTATGTGCGGCCCCCAATGTATATgtactaaatcagtgtttctaaagtgggggtacgtgtacccagAGGTATGCGATGGAACTACAAGGGGTACttgtaaattaacaaataaagtgtcagtcttggtccaaaACCAGGCGTGAGATGGCCAGAAAAGATCAAAACTATATGAACAAATTTAATCAGGAGGCAcaaaatcagggtttttcaaccttggggtcgggacctcatctggggttgcctggagtttaaatggggtcacttgaaatttctaaaaaattgaaatatatttttgaatgttTGGAATTCCGATTTCATTTTCTTAAACATCTGTatatctatactttcactttgtgaaatataaatctagttcaactaaaatgcaatatatatacatgtttctttccacttatttaccaaatgagattctttaatctgtgttatcacttgttcattccataATTGTGCtccatagttgtttttaaatagttccCTTAGCAAACTGTTGTAGTTGGATAATAATGGGACTTGGatacagaaataagagaaaggggtacttgatccaaaaaagtttgagagccactgcactaaatgactgaaaaattcacaaaataatacCAAGAGGACACAAAgaagaacagaaatacataaaatgacagcaaaacacacaaaataggagaatAACATAAATGactagaaacacaaaatgacaactaaaacaaatgtgaagaatcacacaaaataagagaaaaacacacaaaatgtataaaaaaacacacacacccacacacacaaaacatgctGAAATGACAATAGTAATGTTCAAATGTTAGATTCTTAATGCTTGCATTGATTTTCATATCTTGACCCTCCAATCAAGCAATCacgtttttgtggcccccattATTATCAAAGTTGCCCATAGCATATACCGAGGGTGCAAATCTTCTAagatattttattacaaaaaaaacatatttttacctTCTAAACTAACTTGTATCAGACAAAGTAGACAGACACAGAAAAATGGCTCAGGGTACAATCTTTATGTattaaaatttatttaaaaaaaatgttttttaatatgcATTATGCCTTTTTAGATAAATAAACGTAAAACTTCAGACGTTCCCATGTTCAATATCAATGAAATTATCATTAGAtcaggtttttcaaccttggggtcgggaccccatgtggggtcacctggagctTAAATGGGGTCTCCTCAAATAATTGCTAGATAATTTattgtaaaattatttttattttacaaattaaaacacacaactatattgtatattttcactttgtcaaatataaatctagttaatcataataaaatgcaaaaatatgtgAACTGGCACAACTCTGTATTtgttatacagtataacaaatttGATCTagaactaattctagaagaaaaaaatgtctttaggttctgccagaaattcttgatatcaaaatggggtcacgatccaaaaaaggttgagaaccactatgctttgagtgctaaattctgtgaaaaatagcacaaaaTCAATGACCTTTAATCTAAAAGACATTACCCGCTAAGATACCCAGACTGCAGAGCAagaaaacatcataaaaaccCACTTGTTCATGTCGTCTCACCCCTTGCAGATAGTCACATATTTCACTCTCAAGACCAAATGAGGTTTCAAAtgttaaatgacaataaaattgtGTTACAGGCCATATGATGTGATCATAATCACCACAACCTTCTCCACCTCTTGAAGTCTCCATATGTGTCACCATACATTTGCAGAGCACTACTGGCTATAAGGCTTCCAACCTAGAAATATAGCAAGTGCTCATTAAACTGTCCTTTTAAATGGACGTAGACGTCAACTAAACTCACACTGAAGAAATTACAAAGATGTCAATATCAGACCTAAATAACACAGACCTAAGTTACATGATTGAATAACTAGTGACTGCTTGACTGGAAGTTAATCAGATAACAGTGGGGGAGTGACATGTCACATAACCCTGTTTTATTTCAGGGAAGAATGATGCTTTTTCAAAACCAGTTAAGACAATACAGCAAATAACATTTTGTTGCACTATTTAATGGGGAAGGATCTTTAGTCAACAATCGAGCACTTTCTTCTTTTAAACAGTTTTGCATTGAGGTTTAGATGATTTTTGAATACTTTGAGCTTTAGCATTAAAAACCTAGTGGTTGTTTGCCAGTGTGAATAACATTAGAAGTCTATTATTGTAAgtttaatcaaatcaaacatcattGAAAAGAAACAGACTAATgtacattttgtacatttttttgtaaatacctGAGCACTGTAATGCATTTACAATAGATTTTCATCCTCATCAACGACATAGAAAAGTCAAAATCTCTACAAATCCATCTTTGTACTGTATTGTCTTACTTTAGccttttaaatttacattttaaattattttttaccaaattaaacACGAAATCAGTAAAAAGACAacctctttttttgtgtcaataactttaatttattatttgcaATGAAAACTGACAAGTAATCCATAATCCAAGTAAAGTCCCTAAAATTTAGCACGAGGGACCATGAGAATGAAAGTACAATCACATGATGGTACACAGGTGGGTATACTCTCACATATTTATGTCTAATTTGAATTCAAACCG is a window of Gouania willdenowi chromosome 13, fGouWil2.1, whole genome shotgun sequence DNA encoding:
- the LOC114474697 gene encoding alpha-(1,3)-fucosyltransferase 4-like; this encodes MGAGVRRKPFGLSTSLTAHGNKTDTEWKSDRALNHVLCALCTATICFLTVLGVSVLYLQDTPSPSPSLPPITLLVWVHPFGRFRPLPDCWEQYRIHGCMLTDDKHAYRQADAVIFHHRDISTGDIPMPPEPRPRSQKWIWMNHESPSHSPGLWRFDGVFNLTLTYRTDSNIYLPYGYLIPRVNSARSLYRATSLRRPVRLLAWVISNWSESHARVSFYHKLRRHVNIDVYGRAGMPLPEGSEAVLGLLRQYMFYLALENSQHTDYITEKVWNAVRAGAIPVVLGPSRQNYERFLPPEAFIHVDDFPTVRELARYMHRLKRRPALTKRHLIWRQSYSIHQPTFWSEHYCTACKVLRRTRGQTSEVHRLQDWFYS